From the genome of Deinococcus cellulosilyticus NBRC 106333 = KACC 11606:
AGAGAAGCCACCCCCGGCGATGTCCCAACCCTCGCCAGATTGATGGACCTCAGCAGAGATGGATGGACCGGATACACGCCGGTCAAGGTGAAAGAACTTGAGCACAGCCTCACCACGGGTGAATTACAGGTGTACGTCCAGGAAGACTCCGCTGCGCTGGAAGTCTACCACCGCGAGAATGCAACGCAAATCATTTGCATGTACCCTTACTGTCACCCTCAGGCTCCGAACAGCATGGAGGACGATTTGATCGCTTTCGCAAAACAACTGTCCAACACACGGCACATCCCGCTGGAAATCAGCGTGCCTCACACCCGCGAGCGTGAGATTCAAAAATTGATTGCCCAGGGGTACGTGCACTCACGCACCTTCTACCGCATGTTCCTGCAAGGGGACAACCTCAAACAGGTGAATGCTCCAGAACTCCCTTCTGGCTGGAGCTTCAAAACCGTGGGTGCTGCAGCTTTTCTGAATCTGCACAATGACGCCTTCAGAACCCATTATGGTTTCTCTCCCATGTCCCTGAAGACTGTGGAAGGCTGGTACAGTGAACCCGACTTCAATCCGCAGGACTGGCAGGCCCTGGTCGTGCACGGCAAGCCCGTGGCGTACTTCTCCATCGGCAAGCAGGAAGATGGGGGCCATGTGTACCTGCTGGGCACCATTCAGGAAGCCCAGGGTCAGGGTTACGGGCGCATCGCCCTGAGGCAGGCCTGTCACCTGCTGAAACAGCGTGGCGTGGACCGCATCCAGCTTGGTGTCGACACCGGCAACGAGAAGGCGCTGGACTTCTACAAGCGCATCGGGTTTGAAGTGGCCTACGCAAATTTGCGCTACCGTTACGAACCCAGAACCCTCACCCTTTAAGCAAGACCCGGGCGCATCCAGGTGCGCCCTTTTTCATGACGTTTCATGGAGGACCACATGCACAACACCCTCAAACCCGCCACAGGCATTTTGAAAGAGCTTCGGGCCGCCTGGGCTTTTGTCTTCCGGGACTGGAACCTGACCCGCAGGTACGCCTCCTGGGTGCTGGTGTTCACTGTCTACGACGTGGTGAACGCAGCCACCATCATGATGATCGGGATTGCAGCCAACAACCCCAGGCTGACTTTGACCCTGATTCTGGGTGCAGTGATGTGGTCCTTCCTGTCCCGCCTGTTCGGAGAAATTGCCCAGAGCATCGCCTATGAGCGCTGGGAGGGGACCATCGAGTACACCTTCATGGCTCCCGTTCACCGACTGACGCATCTGGTGGGCGTGTCCCTCTTTGCAGGATTTTACGCGCTGCTTCGCTGCATCATCGTTTTCGGAGTGCTGGTCCTGTTGACCAGTGTGGACGCCAGTCTGGTGAGCCTCCTGCAATGCCTGGTGGTGATGCTGGTCGCCTCGATGGGCTTCATGGGTCTGGGCCTCATCTGTGCTGTCTTCCCGGTGATGAGCACCGAAAATGGCGCACAGGCCACCAACATCGTGCAGGCATTGTTCCTGCTGATCTCCGGGGTGTACGCTCCAGTCAGCGTACTTCCAGGGTGGTTGCAAGCCGTCTCAGCATTGAGTCCTGCCACTTACGCCCTGAATGCCTGCCGCAAACTGCTGGGCATTGATCACAACGGGACCAAAATCATGGAGGGGGTCAACCTCGGTGGGGTTCTGCCTGAACTGGGCATCCTGCTGCTGTTTGGCGTGGTCACCATCCCACTGGGTCTGTTTGTGTTCAGCAAGGCCGAAACCTGGGCGAAAAGGACCGGGAAGTTGAAGCGGGTGGGATAACCTGACCTCAATGGAAAAACAGACCCCAACTGGGGTCTGTTTTCTCTTGTCGCGTAGCAAGAATTCCTCAAATGGTGGAACCATTGACCTGTGCCAGGAGAGCTGTATGTTTCTCAAGATTCCTGAACGTTCCAGTCGCTTTGCTCCGCAGGAAACACTGCAATGCTGCTTGCGGACATCAACAGGAAGAACAATGACTCTTCTGCCTTCTGTGATGATTGACTCCTGTTTGGACCGCTGTGTTAAAATTAACACATGAATATTATGCCAGATGTGTCAGAGATCAGTGAAAATTCAAACGAAGAAGAAATTTTAAAAGAGAAGGCTCTATACATTTTATATGTACTGTGGAGTTCGCGTCACAGCTCTTTTATTGTACTTGTTTTCCCGGTGATCCTATGGATATTTTGCCTCGCTCCTGCAATGATGATTGCGGAGCTGAAGGGTCTCATTGCGATCACTGCCCTGGTTGGAATTCTGGAGTTGTGTCTTCTTGTTTTGTGTCTTTATCAGCTCTATTATGTCGCTCCATGTGTACAACAGTGGTGCCGTCAGAAAAAATACAGGCAGGTGGTCGAAACATATCCACGTTATCTGATGTATTCCGTGGGTCCTGGTCCACGAAGCAGAAAATTTGATGCAGACGGCGCAGATTTTGATGGTGGTGATGGTGGTGATGGTGGTGGCGATGGCGACTGACCCATGTTTGTCTTGCAGAACAATCTCCGAAGCACTTTTAAGTGGTAGAAAGCGATGTCTAAAATGAGAATCAAAGAGTAGTAAAGCAAAAGAATCAAAGTAGTTAAAATCTTGGCTCCAAGATTGAAACATCCGCTTCTCTGTTAAATGTGGTTAAGAAAATATTATGGACATTTGAATCATCTATCAAAGTAAAACTGCAATCAATGTGTAAATCATAAAAGCAGAATATCCAAATAGCTGAAAACTTTTCTTTTCGAGAGGGGTTTTAAAATCATTCGTGTTGTCGGCATTGAAGAAAGTGATATGTGAGGTTTTGATTTTCATTGAAAACAATGGTTCTTATGCTCTGTGTCAATGTGAAGCGAGTGTTGTTTCCTGGCGAGCCATCAGGGCAGCATGGCCTGCTGAGAACGCGCGGTGCTGCTCTGGAGGTTTTTTTGAGGCTTTCATGCAGCGGCAGAGGAAAGGCCAGAACCTGATCGCCTCCACCCAAAATTCGCTACCCCTGCAGCCACCACCTGAGAACCCATCAGGGTCAGTACGGCTCCGGTCCAGCCAAAGTGGGTGAACATGAAACCCACGAGCAGGGTGGAGAAGGCTCCGCCCCCGTAATAGCAGAGGTTGTAAAGTCCTGAGGCCAGTGACCGGGCGTAGGTGGCATTTGCAGCGACATAGCTTGTGGCGGCAGCCTGGGCCACGAAGACGCCGGAAGAGGCCAGAACCAGCCCCAGCAGGATGGTGTAAAGGCTGGGCGTCAGGGTGAGCAGCATGCCCAGACTGGAGGCGCACATGGCGAGGATCAGGGCTTTGCTGTTGCCCAGTTTTGCAATCCACTTGCCTGACAGGGGCGTGATGACCATGCCGATCAGGTACACCGTGAACAGGAAGCCCAGGGTGGCAGGTCCCAGGTTGTAAGGGGCATCTGACAGGTGGTAATTCACGTAAGTGAACAGTCCGGTCAGCGAAAAGAGGGTGAAGAAGCCCACGGTGTTGGCGGTGACCAGTTTCGGGTTGCTCAGGTGGCCTTTGATGGACTGCAGAGCATCACCGAGTTTGCGCTGGGGGATGAAGTTTCTGGACTGGGGCAGCATCCACTGGCACAGCAGGGCTCCCAGCAGGTTGAGGCCTCCCAGCACATAAAAAGCAGTCTGCCAGCTGTAATGCTCAGTGATGATCCCGGAAACCAGCCGTCCCAGAAAGCCTCCGAGCACCGAACCTGAGACGTAAGCGGCCAGCATGTAGGAGATGCGGTCTTTTGGGAACTCTTCGCTGACGTAGGCCATGCTGACCACGGTGATGCCTGGAATGATGAGGCCTTGCAGGAAGCGCCAGAAGACGAGTTCCTGCAGACTGCCCGAAAAGCCAGCAAGCAGGGTGGGAATGGCGAGCAGGATCAGGGTGGCAATCAGGACCCTTTTGCGGCCCACTGCATCTGCAATCAGTCCCATGATCGGAGACATGAGGGCCATGGCGAGGGTGGTTGCTCCGATGGTTGCTCCGGTGGCCACTGCACTGGCATGGAAGTCCCTGGAGAGTTCGGGAAGGATGGACTGGGTGCTGTACACGCACATGAACACGCAGGTGCCCAGAAAGCCCAGGATGAAGCGGGAAGCCAGGCGGGTCTCGGTCGTTGCAGTGGGGCGGGTCAGCACGGTCATGGGTCACTCCTGAAACAGGGAAGACGTCCTGAGAGGTTCACACTCAGGGCTGAGAGAGAATGGATTTTCTGGGATGGGAAACCGCTGCTGGGGATTTCCCTGATGCATTCCAGTGTAGTCCTGCCAGTACATGCAATACCAATACATTTTCGAGTGGACTTTCATTCGTTTTGCGAATCAAGCTTCAGGGCTTTAAGCTGAAGCATGGAACTCCGGCACCTCAGGTACTTTGTGGCCGTGGCAGAAGAGAAGCACTTCGGGCGTGCCGCAGAACGGCTCTTCATCACCCAGCCGCCACTCAGCCAGCAGATCCGTCACCTTGAGGAGGAACTCGGGGTCAAACTCCTGAAGCGCACCACCCAGAAAGTGGAACTTACTGAGGCCGGAAAGGTCTTTCTGGAGGAGGCCCGCACCACCCTGGAGCATGCAGACCGGGCCATCAGTGCCGCCAGAAGGGTGGGACGCAGCGAGGCAAGCAGGCTGGAACTGGCCTTCATTGCCTCCGTTGCATCTTCCATCCTGACGCCCCT
Proteins encoded in this window:
- a CDS encoding GNAT family N-acetyltransferase, coding for MREATPGDVPTLARLMDLSRDGWTGYTPVKVKELEHSLTTGELQVYVQEDSAALEVYHRENATQIICMYPYCHPQAPNSMEDDLIAFAKQLSNTRHIPLEISVPHTREREIQKLIAQGYVHSRTFYRMFLQGDNLKQVNAPELPSGWSFKTVGAAAFLNLHNDAFRTHYGFSPMSLKTVEGWYSEPDFNPQDWQALVVHGKPVAYFSIGKQEDGGHVYLLGTIQEAQGQGYGRIALRQACHLLKQRGVDRIQLGVDTGNEKALDFYKRIGFEVAYANLRYRYEPRTLTL
- a CDS encoding ABC transporter permease translates to MHNTLKPATGILKELRAAWAFVFRDWNLTRRYASWVLVFTVYDVVNAATIMMIGIAANNPRLTLTLILGAVMWSFLSRLFGEIAQSIAYERWEGTIEYTFMAPVHRLTHLVGVSLFAGFYALLRCIIVFGVLVLLTSVDASLVSLLQCLVVMLVASMGFMGLGLICAVFPVMSTENGAQATNIVQALFLLISGVYAPVSVLPGWLQAVSALSPATYALNACRKLLGIDHNGTKIMEGVNLGGVLPELGILLLFGVVTIPLGLFVFSKAETWAKRTGKLKRVG
- a CDS encoding MFS transporter, whose product is MTVLTRPTATTETRLASRFILGFLGTCVFMCVYSTQSILPELSRDFHASAVATGATIGATTLAMALMSPIMGLIADAVGRKRVLIATLILLAIPTLLAGFSGSLQELVFWRFLQGLIIPGITVVSMAYVSEEFPKDRISYMLAAYVSGSVLGGFLGRLVSGIITEHYSWQTAFYVLGGLNLLGALLCQWMLPQSRNFIPQRKLGDALQSIKGHLSNPKLVTANTVGFFTLFSLTGLFTYVNYHLSDAPYNLGPATLGFLFTVYLIGMVITPLSGKWIAKLGNSKALILAMCASSLGMLLTLTPSLYTILLGLVLASSGVFVAQAAATSYVAANATYARSLASGLYNLCYYGGGAFSTLLVGFMFTHFGWTGAVLTLMGSQVVAAGVANFGWRRSGSGLSSAAA